The Gemmatimonadaceae bacterium DNA segment GGTGGGGGCATTCGGATTGGCGGCCGCCGGCGTGGCCGGCCTGCTGCGCACCGCGTGGATCGACGTGTCAGTGGCGGCGGTGATCGGGTTGGTGATCGGCTGGCTGGCGATCCTCAGCAACACGCGACCGCATCTCTCGGCGGCCTTCGAGGCCGTGGCGGCGCTGGTGGCGACATCGCTGGCGACGGCCTTTGCGCACTTCGTGGCGCCGCTGTCGCTGCAGACCGTCATCGTCGCGGCGCTGATCGTGCTGATGCCCGGCCTCTCGCTCACCACGGCGGTGTCGGAGCTCGCGTCGAATCAGCTCGTGACCGGGACCACGCGCTTCGCCGGCGCGCTGACCGTGCTGCTCAAGCTCACGTTCGGGTCGGTGGCGGCGTCGCAGCTGATGCTCGCGATCGGCTGGACGCCGATGCCGGGGACGCCGGAAGCCTTGCCCAAGTGGGTGGAGCTGATCGCGATGGTCGCGGCGGCCGCGTCCTTCGCGGTGCTCTTCCGCGCCTCGCGCCGCGACATCCCGCTGGTGATGGGTTCGGCGATCCTCGGCTACGTGCTCACACGCTTGGGGTCTGGGTGGTTGGGGCCCGTGGCGACGGGGACTTTCGCGGGGTCGGTGTTCTTCTCGAGCCTCCTGATGGCGGCGCTCGCCAACCTGTACGGGCGGCTGCGGGGCCGGCCGGGGACGCTGGTGCGCGTGCCCGGGATTATGCTCCTCGTGCCGGGGTCGGTGGGTTTCCGGGCCCTCAGCTTCGTGATGGAAAAGGACTACACGCTCGGCTTCGACACCCTCGTCGCGGTGCTCAGCGCCATCCTCGCCTTGGTCGCGGGGTTGCTGTTCGGGAGCCTTTTGGTCCCCCCCAGGCGCCATCTATAGAAGGGGAGGGGGGCCACATTGCCCCTCGGCGGGGTAAATTGGGGGGTTGCCCGGGTGACCGGGCCTGTTCGCTGACCGTCGTCCCCCTGCAATGCGCGCGTTTCGCTCCCTGTCCGTCCTGATCGTCGTGGCCTTCGTTGCGAGTTGCCTCGACGGTGCGCCGTTCGAGCCCAATATCGAGAAGGTCTACTTCGACCCCGCGCTCAACGTGAACTTGGCGGCCTCGACCAAGACCGCGTCGGGGCTGTACTTTCGGGATCTTCAGGTTGGCGACGGGACGGAAGTCCTGATGGTCAACGGCGACTCGGTCGGTGTGCGTTATACCGGTAAGCTTCGCAATGCAGTACAGTTCGACAGCAACGTAGACGCTACGACGCCCCTGCGGTTCCGGACGGGATCCGGCTCGATGATCGCGGGCTTCGATGAAGGTGTGCGCGGGATGCGGGTCAACGGCCGACGCCAGTTGATTATCCCGCCGGAACTCGCCTATGGCCGCGCCGGCCGCACGGGCATTCCGCCCAACAGCATCCTCGTCTTCGAAGTCACGCTGCAATTCATCTACGACTCGGATTCGACCCCAGCCCCCGTCCCGTGAAGAACGCAAATCCCACCATCGCCAGCACTGACTGGAAGGCGATTGTCGCGAAGTACGCCGGTGCTGACGTTCGCGTCTCGCTCTGGCAACTGTTCTCGACGCTGTTCCTGCTGTTCTCGGCGGTGTATATCGCCTATTGGCTGTTCGATTACGCGTGGTGGGCGAGCGCGCTGATGGTGATCCCGATCGCCGGGCTGCAGACGCGCACGTTCATCTTTATGCACGATTGTGCGCACGGCTCGTTCCTCCCCTGGTCCAAGGCCAACGACGCAGTGGGCTTCATTACCGGCGTGCTGACCTTCACGCCCTATCAGGCCTGGCGCCGCGAGCACGCCATCCACCACGCCTCGTCGGGCGACCTCGACCATCGCGGCTGGGGTGACGTGACGACGCTGACGGTGGCCGAGTACCAGGCGCTTTCGCGTTGGGGCAGGTTCAAGTACCGGCTGTACCGCCACCCGATCGTGCTCTTCGGCATCGGGCCGCTGCACCTGATGGTGCTGCAGCGTTTCCGCTTCCTGCCCAGCGAGGCCGCCGGGGCGAAGCAACTCTGGAACATCTGGATGACCAACGCGGCGATGGTCGGCCTGGCCGTCATCGCGTATATGGTGCTCGACTGGCGTTCGGTGTGGTTGCTCTACGTGCCGGGCTTCTACGTCGCCGGCGCCGTGGGCATCTGGCTCTTCTACGTGCAGCACCAGTTCGAGGAAGCGTACTGGGAGCGGAGCAAGACCTGGGACTACGCGACCGCCGCGATTACCGGCAGCACGCACCTCAAGCTGCCGGCGGTGCTCAACTGGTTCACCGGCCACATCGGCTTGCACCACGTGCATCACCTCGGCCCCAAGATCCCGAACTACAAGCTGAAGAAGGCGCACGAGGAGAATCCGGTGTTCCAGGAAGCGCCGGTGATCACGCTGAAGTCGGCGCTCAAGTCGCTGCGCCTCGCGCTGTGGGACGAGGAGCGCGGCCGGATGATCGGGTTCCGGGAGTTGCGGACGAACTGAGCCCGGCTTGGGGCGTGCCAGGGCTTAAGGTGTCGGTTGCTGTAGGACCTTGAGCCCGCCGAGCCCAGCGGCCACGAACAGCGAGCCGCCGTAGACCCCCACCATATTGCTCGACACGCCGGGCAGGTCGAGGCGACCGATGGGCGTGATGGCGGGGGTCAGGTTCTGCGCCGTGCTCGACCAATTCCCGCGCGCCACCCACACGCCGGCGCCACCGTTCGCGGCGTACGCGTACGAGCCGCTGACGGCCACCGCGTTGGTCACGGCGTCGTCGTCGTGCACGCCCGGTACGCCGGCGGGGCTGCCCCAGCTCATCAGCTTGGTGCCCGTCACGCTGCCATTCTGCCGAATGCGCGCAAAGACGACGCCCGAGTCGCCAGCGGCGACGAAGGCCCAGTTGGCTACGTTGGCAATCGTCGCCTTGTGACCGGGAGCCGTGAGCCCGCCGACCCCGAACTCACTAATGAACTTCTGGCTCGCGGCGTCGTACAGGCGCATCCGCGCATCCGAACCGAGCAAGGCGGTCACGACGCTACCGTTCACGGACACCGCGCGAACGTCGGCGAGCGTCTCCTGCATCGTGATCTCGAGCGTGGCGGCGTCCAGCACCGTGAGGCCACCGGGCCGCTTCTCGCTCGTGCCCGATGCGACCCAGACGTTTCCTTGGGCAACGGCGATGCCCGTGACGACGTGGCTGGGCACCGCGACGCGGACACTACGCGTGCTCAGGCGACCGCTCTCGTCCAGTTGGATCGTCTCCAGCACCGCCGTCGCGTCCGGATACTTCTCGTTGGCGGTCACCGTGCCGAGGTAGAGGCGATCGCCTTCCACTGCCATCGTCGTGATCTTGGTGTCGCTAAACCGGGCCGACGAGATGAGGCTCGGTTTCCAGGGCGTCGAGATGTCGAACACATCGACCGCGCCGACCAGCGTCTCACCGGCGGGCGCATACGATACGTAGGCCCGTGTGCCGCGGAATGCGATGTGACTGGCTGGCAGCGTGATTGAGGAGACGACGGGCGCGTCGATGGTGACCTGGAGCTTGTAGCTCATCTCGTTGTCGTCACCCTTGATGGAGACGAGGTACGGATTCGTCGAGACGATGCCGACCGCGCTGCCACCCGCATCGTGCACGCGCGCGGCCAACACGGCTGGGGAGTTCTCGATTGTCACACCGGGCCGCGATTCGAAGAGGGAGTTCCGCGGGGCGATGGGCGAATCGCCCTGGCAGGCGCTGAGGGCGAGGATTGCGGCGGGGGCGAGCAGCTTGATGTGGCGCATAGTCAGGTTTGGTTGATTGGACGCCCCGAATATTGACACTGGCCACTTTCGACACAACAAAGGCCGTTCTATCGTGATAGATCCAGCGAGTTCAGTGTTGGACCGCAACTCGGGAATGGCTGTGAGTGACCCGTTTGAGGCGGCAGGCAAGCAAAGTCTCCAAGTGTCACATTGTGCGACACTGACTAGTTTCTGCTTGGCATCTGGGCCTCACGCAGTTAGGGTTCGCTTGTGACGCGGGGTTGCCTCGCGTCACGGTTGCTGAATCACCGGGCTGTTTTCAGCAGCCTCGGTATCCCCTTTTCGGAGGTCGTCCCACGATGCGCGTGTACTCAGCACTTTCTGCCCTTGTCGTTGCTCTCGCATTGGCCACCAACACCGCCAGCGCTCAAGTCAGCGGCAATATGACGGTGAACACCACAGTGGGCGCGGCGTTGGCGGTGTCTGCTGCGGGAGGCGCGGCCGGCCAGCTCCGCTTCGGTACCTTGGCGCAGGGCGCCGCGTCGACTACGGTCCTGCCCTCGGACGCGACTGCAGGCCGTTTTGACGTGATCGGCATCGCGAGCACGGCGCTCGACATCACGTTCACCGCGCTGCCCGCGACGCTGAACGGGCCGGCCGGCGCCACGATTGCGGTGACGAACTATCAGGCTTGCTTTACGGCCACGACGGTGAACGCCGGCTGCGCCGCGCAGGGCATCACGGTGGGTCCGTCGATGACCGGTGGGCCAGCGCTTTCGGCCGGCGGCGTCGGGTACGTGTGGATTGGTGCGACGCTCGGCGCCATCGGTGCTGGCCAGACCACCGGCGCATATACCGGTACGCTGTCGATTCAGATCGTCGCGTTGTAGCCGTCAGTGGGGCGACCACGTGCCGCTCCGCACTCCTTCTCGTCCAACATTGCACACTTCACTAGGGAGTAGACCCTCGATGCAGCGTTTTTCTCGAGTTATTGCTGGAGTCGGTTTCCTGGTCCTCACTGCGAGCACCGTCTCGGCTCAAGTCAGCGCGAATATGACTGCGACCACCACGATTGGTGCCGCGCTGGCGGTCTCCGCCGCCGGCGGTGTGACCGGTCAGGTCCGGTTCGGCACACTGGCGCAGGGTGCCGGCGCGACGACGGTGCTGCCGTCGGCCGCGACGGCAGGCCGCTTTGACGTCGTGGGCATCCCCAGTACCAGTCTCTCGATCACCTTCACGTCGCTGCCCGCGACGCTCAACGGTCCTGCGGGCGCCACGCTGTCGATGTCGAACTATCAGGCTTGTTTCACCACGACGACGGTCAATGCGGGCTGCACGGCGCAGGGCATCACGGTCGGACCCGCGATGACCGGTTCGCCCACACTGTCCGCCGGAGGGCTGGGCTACGTCTGGGTGGGCGCGACACTCGGTGCCGTCGGGGCCGGTCAGACCACTGGCACCTACACCGGAACGATCTCGATTCAGATCGTCGCACTCTAGGGTGTGAATGCGCGCGAGTCCGTTTGCCGCGTTCGCCGATTCCCGCGCCTTGGCGCGGGTTTCGGCGTCTCGGTGTCCGTCCCATCAGGGGCATCGGCACTTGCGTTGCGCGCGAGGCTTGCATCGCTGGAGGCGCCTCGCGACGCTGCTGTTGACCGTCATCGCGACGGCGGTCATCGCCGCCGCTCAGCTCGAGGCGCAGCAGACCCTCCGCGCGAACGTCTTGCGTCCCTTGCAGTTCAATGCTGTATCGGGGGGAATAACGTCGGCCGGGTCCCTGCACGCGCCGAGCGACACCGGCGCATTTGAGGTGATCGGCCGTGCGGGCGCGCGCGTCGAAGTGTGGTTCAACCTTCCGGCCACCTTCAATGGGCCGCGGGGCGAGGTCGTGCCAGTGACCTTCGATGCCACGTCGGCTGCCTACTCGGCCGCGCAGACACCGGTCGACGGGCAGCGGTTCGACCCGAGACTGCGCCAGACGTTCACCGTGCCGTCCACCGGTCGGTTCTTGATCTACCTCGCCGGTCGCGTTGCGGTGCACGCGGCGCAGTTGCCGGGGCGCTATCACGCCCAGGTCGTTCTCTTTGCCAATGAGGTGCCGTGGTGATGCGCGTTCGCTGGTCCATACTCGTCGCGCTGTTGCTCGTCTCGGCGTCGCTCGCCGCGCAGGGCGTGATTGTGTCCCCTCCGGTGCTCGCGATGGACCATCGCACGCGTGCCGGTGCGCTCGAGCTGTTCAATCCTGGTGATCGACCGACGGAGGTACAGGTCGAGTTGGTGTTCGGCTATCCCGTCACAGACTCGCTTGGGCAGTACCGACTGGAGACTCCGCCGACGGTGCCGACGGGAATGCGTGCCGCGACCTCGTGGCTGGAGGTGTATCCGGCCCGGCTGACGATTCCGGCCGGTGGTCGCCAGACGGTGCGGTTCCTGGCGCGCCCCCCGGCGACGTTGGCCGATGGCGAGTATCTCACGCGCATCGTCGTCGCGTCCAAGTACGCGCCGCGGGCCGCCGCAGAAGAGTCGGCGGCCATCAGCACCGAGCTCAGCATCGAGGTGAAGGCGGTGACCACGCTCCTGTACCGTAAGGGCGCCGTCGAGACCGAGATTGCGATCGCGCCCCCGCGCGTCCGGCAGCACGGCGATACGCTTGATATCCGCCTCGCCCTGACGCCGGCCGGGACTGCCGCGTTTCTCGGGACGCTGCGCTTCACGCTCGAGTCCACGGACGGCAGCGTCGTGGCGACGCACGATCAGCCGGTAAGCATCTACGTGCCGGTCGATCCGCTCATTCGAATGGCGATTCCCGGCCTCGCCGCAGGCGACTACAGTTTGCGCATCACACCGCTCGCTGTACGCAGCGATGTGCCGCCCGGAACACTTGCGCCCCTGCGCGCGAGTCCGGGATTCCGGCTCCCGCTGCGCGTCACGCGTCCGTAGGGCGCGATCGCGCGCGTGCGCCGATCCGGTCGCACACTGCCGCGCGCTGCGCGGCTGGCGTTGCATTGTGCCCTCCTGTGCACGGCGACCGTTGGTGCACCGGCGCTCGGCGCGCAGGACAGCGTCGAGACGGTGCTTGTCAGCGTGGTCCTTCCCGGTTTGCGCGCGCAGGTCCTTCCGGGGTTGCGTCGCGGCGAACGCATCGCACTACCTCTGCGCGACGTGCTCACTCTCGTCGACGTCCCCGCGACCGGCGATGACTCCGCCGTCGTCCGATTCGTGCGTCCGCGGGATGGCGCCGTCGTGCGGCTTGAGGCGGCGCGTGGCCGCATCAGCGTCGGGCGGCGCGCGGGCGCACCCGCGCCTAGCCACGTTCTCCTGCGCGAGGGCGTGGCGTATGTGGATACCGAGGAACTCGGCAACGCAATCGGCGCACGCCTGGTCGTGGAATGGGCGTCCCTGAGCGTCGAGATCGTCGACGCCGAGTCGCTTCCGCCGGTCGACGCCGTCAGGCGGGCGCAGCGCCACGCGCGACTGCTGGAGCCAACGCACGTCGAGCCCGTCGGCGCGGCGCGTCCGCTGTCGCGTGACTGGGTCGGTGGCGGAACGCTGGACTATCTCCTGCAGGTACCCGATAGCCGTCCGCTTGGCACCGGGACCTATCTCGCCTCGATGGGCGGCTCGATTCTCGGCGGCGCGCTCGAAGGCATCGTCGCCGGCCGCCTCGACGGCGAACACGCGCAGCATTCGGCCTCTTGGCTCGGGGTGTGGCGGGACCGCCGGTGGCTTGCGCAGGCGCGTCTCGGCGATGGTGCGGCGAGCGGGCCGCGCGGCACGGCGTTGCGCGGCATCGCGCTGACGAACGCGCCGTTCCTGCGCCCTCTCGACTACGGGCTCATTCCGGTGCGTGCCGCGGGGGACAGCACCTGGGAAGTCGAGAGCTTCGTGAACGGCAGGCTCGTCCGCGTCGACACGCTGCGGGGCTCACGTGATGCCGTGCCCATCGCGGCGAGTTACGGCGGCAATGTCATCGATCTGGTGGCCCGCGGTCCGGGTGGGGCGCTGTTACGGACGGAACGATTCCTCGCGCTGACCGCGGATGAATTCCTGCCGGCCGGGCGCGCCGAGTATGGCCTGAGCGCCGGGCAGTGCCGTTTCACGGTCTGTGATGTGG contains these protein-coding regions:
- a CDS encoding fatty acid desaturase, which gives rise to MKNANPTIASTDWKAIVAKYAGADVRVSLWQLFSTLFLLFSAVYIAYWLFDYAWWASALMVIPIAGLQTRTFIFMHDCAHGSFLPWSKANDAVGFITGVLTFTPYQAWRREHAIHHASSGDLDHRGWGDVTTLTVAEYQALSRWGRFKYRLYRHPIVLFGIGPLHLMVLQRFRFLPSEAAGAKQLWNIWMTNAAMVGLAVIAYMVLDWRSVWLLYVPGFYVAGAVGIWLFYVQHQFEEAYWERSKTWDYATAAITGSTHLKLPAVLNWFTGHIGLHHVHHLGPKIPNYKLKKAHEENPVFQEAPVITLKSALKSLRLALWDEERGRMIGFRELRTN
- a CDS encoding threonine/serine exporter family protein translates to MSAPLAEHRAGFDDRVRFLTELARRLHVVGVSASRLEGAVRSVALSIGVRAEIWSTPTGLLLSLSEAATPNATQETRVLRLEPGDIQLGALAKLDAISESVAAGTMSLTDAWDAMHALDRPVSIKQQLATVGAFGLAAAGVAGLLRTAWIDVSVAAVIGLVIGWLAILSNTRPHLSAAFEAVAALVATSLATAFAHFVAPLSLQTVIVAALIVLMPGLSLTTAVSELASNQLVTGTTRFAGALTVLLKLTFGSVAASQLMLAIGWTPMPGTPEALPKWVELIAMVAAAASFAVLFRASRRDIPLVMGSAILGYVLTRLGSGWLGPVATGTFAGSVFFSSLLMAALANLYGRLRGRPGTLVRVPGIMLLVPGSVGFRALSFVMEKDYTLGFDTLVAVLSAILALVAGLLFGSLLVPPRRHL
- a CDS encoding FKBP-type peptidyl-prolyl cis-trans isomerase, whose translation is MVNGDSVGVRYTGKLRNAVQFDSNVDATTPLRFRTGSGSMIAGFDEGVRGMRVNGRRQLIIPPELAYGRAGRTGIPPNSILVFEVTLQFIYDSDSTPAPVP